A stretch of DNA from Spirosoma endbachense:
GTACCGCTGCGGTTAGCTGGCGGTCGTTTTTACCAGAAATTGTCAGAAGATTATCACGGCTGAAACCCGTTCCCAGAATCGTCGTTCCACCCGCTCCCATTCCACTACCCCGAAGCACTACACCCGAAGCCGTTATTTTTAAGCTACCCGCGACGTCATAAACGCCCTTTTCGAGCAGAACAGCCCCGCGAATTCCTTCTGAATTGGCTGGCAAAGAGGCAACGTAGTCAATTGCGGCCTGTATCCGGAGGGTTGCATCACCCTTCCGAACGGGTACAACTACTTTTATATCGGCGTTCGGAATGGCCTGTTCACCAGCTTTATAGCCGCAATACGAGAAGTCAGGGATTCGATTCTCCCGTTCGTCGGGTGCATAGATCAAATGCCCCTGCTTATCGAGCGAAACAGGTTGTTTCCTGACCGGCTTATTTCCCTGCGCACGCACGTCTCCAACACGCCCAAGAGCGACCAGAAGATAAAGCAGAGCGATAAATAAGTAGGGTTTCAACACGATTCGAGGGAGGGATTAGGACTGGATTTATTCGTATCTGTGATGGCTCTGAGTGGTCAGAGCCATCACAAAAAGGGGACTACGTTCTCGGTCTTACCTGCTGAACGGATACGACACTGTTCAGGTAATCTTCAATGTTGGTATAGCCATCCTTGTTTTTATCCTGTCTGGCATCGGCCGCATCGTTTGGATTCAGGCCATTTTTCGTTTCCCAGGCATCGGGCATACCATCTTTATCCGAATCGACATAGGGTTTGCCGGTATACTCAGGATAGCCACCTACCTGAATCGGATCAGTGATAATGCCGTTCTTATACGAATCCAGGGGTAAGCGACGGTGCTTAAACTGCGATTCTGGCAATTTCACCCCTTCTTTGTACGTAATTTTACCTGTACGTACTTGCTCGACCACCCGTGTATCGACCGGATCACGCTTGGGAAGTGTGGCTCCGGCGTTGACTAACACATAGTCGTAAGCTTGTTTGGCCGGCAGGATGGTGATTTTGGGCATGGGTAACGGTTCATTCCATTTCATGTTTGCCGTGTATTTACCCGCATCGGCCATATCTTCAACCTGTACGCCCCCGTCCCAGTTATCCTTTGTCACTTTCTCATTCCCGTCGACAATGTTCCCGGACACATAGGCACGACCGTAAACCCGATAGCTCAGTTTACTCCGTCCCGATTCGGGCTTCAAAATTCGGTAGCCGATTGGCGAATTCTTCGGTGTTTCAGGACCAGGCTTATAGTAGTTGTTGATAATATTGTACATAGCCGTGTAATCGCCCCCATCCGTTGACCGGTGCACCCAGTTGAAGATAACGTTATTGGCAAAATTGAAGATTCCATTCCAGCCAATCGACGGATTCCGACCTGCGTTATCGGCCCATAGATTGCGCATGAACGTACAGTTTTCGCCACCCAGCGTACTGCCAAAGGCATGGTTCCAGGTATCTAATGCCTCCGAGAAAATCGAGTTCTGAATCGTAATGTTTACCGTAGGTAATTTCTCTTCTACGGTCTTGCCTGTACTGTCGTTATACATATGGCGATACATCGACATATTCTCGTCGAGTCCCCAGCTCGCCGATACGTGGTCGATCATGATGTTCCCGATCGGGTTTCCCCCAATTGAATCGTCGCGACGGCCCACGTTGGTTTCACCCCGCCGAAAACGCATGTAGCGGATAACGACATCATGCGTATTGATCCAGACTGATTCGCCCGCCACGCAAACGCCATCGCCCGGTGCTGTCTGCCCGGCAATCGTAATATACGGAGCCCGAATGATGATTGGGGTTTTAATCCGGATAATACCCGCCACATTGAAAACAACCATGCGTGCGCCCCCCTGCTCACAGGCTTCCCGTAATGTGCCGGGGCCGCGATCTTCCAGACTGGTCACGACGTATACTTTTCCGCCCCGACCGCCAAATGTATACGCGCCACCGCCTTCTGCTCCCGGAAAAGCCGGGATACTGGCCTGGGGTAAATCTACAGGTCGAGCGGCCCAGGGAATGTAGGGCCTACCTTCTTTGGCTTCTTTATCGATGATTGGCTTTGCCTTTTCCCAGGCAATATCAGACTGACGTCTGGATTCATTGAGCAGATCGTCACTTTCCTTCTGAATATCCGGCGGAATTGTCGGGTATTGCGCTGAAGCTGGTCGATGCGCAAAAAGCAGAACAGCCGAAAGTAGGACAGGAATAAGTTGCTTCTTCATGTGACGGAATTTCTGTCAAGTACCCGTATTCTCCTAATAAACAACGATTTAGCTAATCTGGAGAATACGAAACTAGGGTTAATGGCTAGATTGTATATCAATCTCAAAATAAGGCTAAAAAAAGTGCCAATATCTATATCATTTTTTCGGCAATGTATAGGATATTATCATCCGCCTGGATCAGCCCATTCGCATACTAAACGAGGTCGGAATACTAGAAAGGCACGTAGATTTTGCCTACTATCTTCTAGGTAGTTTATAGACGCTCCTGCCAACAGCCGGGTGATGACCAGATTTCAAAAAAGCCTGACTGGAATAATGAATCAATTACGCGCAAAACGGGTATGAATCCTGCCAAAATGCCTTGTTGTACCGGGAAATTGCAGAATCATTTTAACTATAAGCTTCAGCTGGGAAGCATTACTTGAACTGGTAAAGTCCTGAACCTATTCCGAAATCCTACTTTATGAAAAGCACAGGTTTTACGTTTAGCCTGATCGCCCTACTCCTTGGGCTAACGCATCAGGTTGTGTCACAAAAAATGACTGAGGAGCGGAGCCGTATTGCCGCTGAAATGGAAAAATCCGTTCGTACCGAAATGCTCAACGATTGGTATCCTCAGGCGGTTGACAAGGAGTTTGGTGGTTACCTAAGCACCTTCACGTATGATTTCAAACCCACCGGGCCACAGGACAAGATGATTGTTACCCAGGCCCGCCATACCTGGACGACCGCCAAAGCGGCCGAACGGTATCCGGCTACAACCTATTATAAGAGTAACTCTCAGCACGGCTTCCGATTCCTTCGGGATGTCATGTGGGATAAAGAATTCGGTGGTTTTTATACGCTGGTCGACCGAAAAGGCACGGTTAAAGGCGTTGGCAACAAAGAAGCTTATGGAAACGCCTTTGGGCTCTACGCCCTGAGCGCTTATTACCACATGTCGCACGATACGGCTGCGCTAAATCTGGCAAAAAAATCGTTCGGCTGGCTGGAAAAGCATAGCCACGATCCCGTTTACAAAGGTTATTTTCAGCATCTGCGCCGGGATGGTACGCCTATCAAGCGCGATGCATCCGTACCCTCTACCTCCGATCTTGGCTATAAAGATCAGAATAGCTCTATCCACCTCCTGGAAGCCTTAACGGAGCTGTACGGCGTTTGGCCCGATCCACTCGTTCGGGAGCGGCTCAACGAAATGCTGCTGCTGATACGGGACAAAATTACGTCGCCCAAGGGCAATTTAGTCTTGTTTTTCCAGCCTGACTGGACACCCGTATCCTATCGGGATTCATCGGAAACCGTTGTTCTGAAGCATCGCAACCTCGACCACGTTTCGTTTGGCCATGATGTTGAAACCGCTTACCTGATGCTTGAAGCGTCGCATGTATTAGGTCTGAAAAATGACACCAAAACGCTGGAGGTAGGCAAACGAATGGTCGACCATGCGCTGGCGACGGGATTTGACAAAACCGTAGGCGGGTTCTACGACCAGGGCTACTACTTCAAAGACAAGCCCGGCATGTCAATTATTAAAGAGAGCAAAAACTGGTGGACACAGGCCGAAGGGCTCAATACGCTCCTGCTCATGGCCAATAAATTCCCCAATGATCCTGCGCAGTATTTCAACAATTACAAGCTGCTTTGGCAATACTGTCAGACGTATCTGATCGACCACGAACACGGCGACTGGTACGAAGAAGGACTGGACAAAGATCCGCAGCGCAAGACGGGCCTGAAGGGCCATATCTGGAAAGCGGCCTACCATACCTATCGTGCCCTGACGAGTTGTGTCGATCAGTCGCGAACCAAACCGTCAGCCCATTGAGCCAACTAACCATTTGTCATGAAAACGACTTATTTAGCATTCCTCATTGTAACCATCGCCCTGTCGATCAGCTTTGCGCCTGCCAAAAAGATTGGCGTTTTTCAACAAAGTGTCGATGTTGGCAATCCTAAACTCTCTGGTTCGTCGCAATACAACGCGCAGACCAAAGAATACACCCTGAAAGGTTCTGGGTATAACATCTGGTTTGAGCGGGACGAATTTCAGTATCTGTTTAAGAACCTGACGGGCGACTTTACGGCCACTGCCGACTTTGAATTCGTTGGAACCGGTACTGACCCACACCGTAAAGTGGGCTGGATGGTCCGCGAATCACTGGACGACAATGCCTCTCACATCAGTGCAGTCGATCATGGCGATGGCCTGACGGTGCTGCAATGGCGGGTAAAAAAAGGGATGGCTATGCGCGATCCGGAAGATGAAATTTTTAGCCCGCAAAAGAGTATTCAGACTATACAACTGGAACGTAAGGGCGATGAATATACCATGCGGGTAGCGAAAAAAGGAGAGTCGTTACAGACTGTCGGTTCGCATACCATGAGTAATCTGTCTAAACAAGTGATGGTCGGACTTTACATCTGTTCGCACAATCCAGCCAAAGTAGAGGAAGCGATTGTCAGGAATGTTCAACTAAAGCAGTAGCCGTCTAAACGAAACCTTATTATGACCAGAGCCCCACTTATTTACGGCCAACTTGCCCTGTATCTGCTGATCGGCTTAGGGCCTCGCCTGTTGCAGGCACAGGCTACACCCACGGAGGTTCCGCTTTGGGCCAATGGGGCACCCGGTTTCGAAAACCGACGAAATGAGCCCGAAAAGGCGAAAGATTACTGGGTAAAAAACATTCA
This window harbors:
- a CDS encoding pectate lyase family protein — protein: MKKQLIPVLLSAVLLFAHRPASAQYPTIPPDIQKESDDLLNESRRQSDIAWEKAKPIIDKEAKEGRPYIPWAARPVDLPQASIPAFPGAEGGGAYTFGGRGGKVYVVTSLEDRGPGTLREACEQGGARMVVFNVAGIIRIKTPIIIRAPYITIAGQTAPGDGVCVAGESVWINTHDVVIRYMRFRRGETNVGRRDDSIGGNPIGNIMIDHVSASWGLDENMSMYRHMYNDSTGKTVEEKLPTVNITIQNSIFSEALDTWNHAFGSTLGGENCTFMRNLWADNAGRNPSIGWNGIFNFANNVIFNWVHRSTDGGDYTAMYNIINNYYKPGPETPKNSPIGYRILKPESGRSKLSYRVYGRAYVSGNIVDGNEKVTKDNWDGGVQVEDMADAGKYTANMKWNEPLPMPKITILPAKQAYDYVLVNAGATLPKRDPVDTRVVEQVRTGKITYKEGVKLPESQFKHRRLPLDSYKNGIITDPIQVGGYPEYTGKPYVDSDKDGMPDAWETKNGLNPNDAADARQDKNKDGYTNIEDYLNSVVSVQQVRPRT
- a CDS encoding AGE family epimerase/isomerase, with amino-acid sequence MKSTGFTFSLIALLLGLTHQVVSQKMTEERSRIAAEMEKSVRTEMLNDWYPQAVDKEFGGYLSTFTYDFKPTGPQDKMIVTQARHTWTTAKAAERYPATTYYKSNSQHGFRFLRDVMWDKEFGGFYTLVDRKGTVKGVGNKEAYGNAFGLYALSAYYHMSHDTAALNLAKKSFGWLEKHSHDPVYKGYFQHLRRDGTPIKRDASVPSTSDLGYKDQNSSIHLLEALTELYGVWPDPLVRERLNEMLLLIRDKITSPKGNLVLFFQPDWTPVSYRDSSETVVLKHRNLDHVSFGHDVETAYLMLEASHVLGLKNDTKTLEVGKRMVDHALATGFDKTVGGFYDQGYYFKDKPGMSIIKESKNWWTQAEGLNTLLLMANKFPNDPAQYFNNYKLLWQYCQTYLIDHEHGDWYEEGLDKDPQRKTGLKGHIWKAAYHTYRALTSCVDQSRTKPSAH
- a CDS encoding DUF1349 domain-containing protein — protein: MKTTYLAFLIVTIALSISFAPAKKIGVFQQSVDVGNPKLSGSSQYNAQTKEYTLKGSGYNIWFERDEFQYLFKNLTGDFTATADFEFVGTGTDPHRKVGWMVRESLDDNASHISAVDHGDGLTVLQWRVKKGMAMRDPEDEIFSPQKSIQTIQLERKGDEYTMRVAKKGESLQTVGSHTMSNLSKQVMVGLYICSHNPAKVEEAIVRNVQLKQ